DNA from Paludisphaera mucosa:
CGGGCAAGCGCGAGTACGTCCCGATCGCGTCCCGCGGCTGTTGATCCGTGCAACGCGGCTGCAACTCACGGCCTTCCCCCGCGAGGGGGGGGAAAGCCGTCGTCGACGTCGAACGACTCTTCGCTCACTCCACGTCGAGCGCAGTGACGACGATCACTTCGAGCGTCCGCGGGCCGTGCACCCCTTCGACGCGATTCAATTCGATGTCGGAGGTGGCCGAGGGCCCGGAGATGAACGTGATCGGCCGATCCGGCGACTCGGCGGCGGACTGCAGCTTCACGACGGCCTCGGGGACGAGGCCGACGACCTGCTCCTGGAAGGTCACGCAGAGGTGGTAGTCGGGGACCAGGCTGATCGCGCGTCGGCCCTGGCCGGGCCCGCTGTCGAGCACGACGGTCCCGGTCTGCGAGATGCCCAGGGCGCATGCGGTCAGCACGCCGTCGCTGTGCTCCAGCTCGTCGTTGGACAGTCCGGGCTCGGCGATCAGCGTCACGCCGGCCGGCGCCCAGCCTTCGGGGAGGTCCGCCGGCACGACGAGGCGGGATACGTTCCGGGCGGCGCAGGACGCCGCGATCGCGGCGGCGAGGCCCTCGACGCGCGTGACCTTCACCTTCGCCTTGTACTCGCGGACCCGCTCGATGAAGCGTTCGAGACGCTCGCGCTCGGGGGCGTGGTCGACGTGCTCGTACGAGCGGTCCACGGCGACGTCTTCCGGGCGCTCGGAGGCGGGGACGTCTTTCAGGGCGGCCCGGATGCGGTTCAAGACGGTTTCTCGCGACGACGTCACGGCCGGGTCTCCTCGCGGGGGGGCAGCTTGGGCTTCACGGTCCGCTCGCGCTCGGCCCACCACTCGCGGAAGGTCTGCTGGGCGACGGGGTAGACGTCGCGGACGGCCGTCCAGCCGCCGAGGCTGCCGGGGAGCCTGTCGATCACCCCGTTCTTGACGACGAGCTTCTGGCCCAGCCGGCCGAGCTTCTGCATCGCCGCGTAGCGCCGCGGCGTCGAGAAGACCTTGGCGAGGCCCTGCATCGACACGTTCTCGGGCGAGAGGCGGCCGAGGAAGGATTCTTGCTTCTTCCGGACGACCTGGCCGCGGAGGTGGAGCAGGACCTCGGGGATGTTGATCTTCACCGGGCAGACCTCGTAGCAGTAGCCGCAGAGCGACGAGGCGTACGGGAGCGAGCCGGCGTTTTCGACGCCCACGAGCTGGGGCGTCAGGATGGCGCCGATGGGGCCGGGGTAGACCGAGTTGTACGCGTGGCCGCCGGTCCGCTGGTAGACGGGGCAGACGTTGAGGCAGGCTGAGCAGCGGATGCACTGGAGCGCCTGGCGGCCGATCCGGTCAGCGAGGACCTTGGTCCGGCCGTCGTCGAGCAGGACCAGGTGGAACTCGTCGGGCCCGTCGCCCGGCGGGGCCAACCCGGTCCAGAACGAGGTGTAGGGGTTCATGCGCTCGGCCGTGCTCGAACGCGGCAGGAGCTGCAGGTAGACCTCCAGGTCGCGCCAGGTCGGGATGAGCTTCTCGACGCCCATCACCGAGATCAGGACTTTCGGCAGGGTCAGGCACATCCGGCCGTTCCCCTCGGACTCGACGATGCAGACGGTCCCGGTCTCGGCCACGCCGAAGTTGACCCCGCTGATCGCGACCGGGACGGTGAGGAACTTCTTCCGCAGGTGGGTGCGGGCGGCGGCGGCGAGGGCCTTGGGGTCGTCGCTGAGGCCTTCGGTCCCCTCCAGGGTGCGGCGGAACAGCTCGCGGATCTCGGCGCGGCTCTTGTGGATGGCGGGGACGAGGATGTGCGAGGACCGCTCGTCGGCGAGCTGGATGATCAGCTCGGCCAGGTCGGTCTCATACGCCGCGATCCCCTCGCGGGCGAGGGCCTCGTTGAGGCCGATCTCGTCGGTGGTCAGCGACTTGATCTTCACGACCTCGCGGGCGCCGTGGGACTTGACCAGGCCGGCGACGATCCGGTTGGCGTCCTCGGCGTCGGCCGCCCAGTGGACCTTGCCGCCGACCCGGGCGACGCTCTCTTCGAGCTGGATAAGGTACTTGTCCAGGTGCCGGAGCGTCCGATCCTTGATGGCCCGGCCGGCCTCGCGGAGCGCCTCCCAGTCGGGCATCTCGTCGACGACCTTCGTCCGCTTGCCGCGGATGGTGGTGGTCGCCTTGCCCATGTTGAAGCGGAGCTGGGTGTCGCCCAGCGAGAGCCTCGCCGCGTCCTCGAAGGCCATGGCCGGCCGCTTGGTGGGCAGCGGGGGGACGCCCTCGCGCGACATCAGCTCGGCGTTGGTGGTCGGGTCGTGTCGGGCCATGATCAGGAATTCCTTTCGGCGGCCGCCGTCGCCGCCGCGACGCCCACGGCCGGCATACCTTCCTCGGTGCAGGCCAGGATCTCGGCCAGGTGGATCGGGTTGACCCCCGTCCGCTGGCGGTGGAGGCCGCCGCCGATGTGCATCAGGCACGAGTTGTCGGCCGACGCGCAGTACTCGGCGCGGGTGTCCAGGACGCAGCGGATCTTGTCCGACAGCATGGCGATCGACGTGTCCGCGTTCTTGACCGCGAACGTGCCGCCGAACCCGCAGCACTCGTCGGCCTTGGGCAGCTCGACCAGGTCGATCCCGCGCACCTTGCGGAGCAGCCGCTGCGGCGCGTCGCCGATGTGCAGCATCCGCATCGAGTGGCAGGTCGTGTGGAAGGTGACGCGGTGCGGGAAGTAGGCCCCGACGTCCTCGACGCCCAGCTCGTTCACGAGGAACATCGACAGCTCGAAGACCCGGGGGGCCAGGGCGGCGACCTCGCGGCGGAGCGTCTCGTCGCCGAACTCCTCGGCGACCCGGGCGTAGACCTCTTGCACCATGCTCACGCACGAGGCCGACGGCGAGACCACGACCTCGGCGTCGCGGAAGACCTCGACGAAATGCCGGACCATCGGCAGGGCCTCGCGCTGGTAGCCCGAGTTGTAGTGCATCTGGCCGCAGCACGTCTGCCCCATCGGGAACGCGACCGTGTGGCCGAGCCGTTCGAGCAGGGCGACCATGGCCTTGCCGGTGCCGGGGAACAGGGTGTCGTTGAAGCAGGTGATGAACAGCGAAACATGCATCGGCGCCGACCTCTGGCGGACCCGCGGCGGCCGGAGGGGCTCGCGACGCCGGGCCGAAAGGCCGACCGCTCATCCCGCGAGTCGCGAACTGGGTCGAGTATATCGCGCCGGGGCCGGCGAGGGCGACCGGGGCCCGGCCTCGCCCCGGCTCAGGACGCCTCGGCCGAACGCCCGGGACGCGACTCGGCCTCGGCCTCCGGCCGGATCGGTTCGATCCGGATCCGCCGCACGCGGGTGGGGTCGGCCTTGAGCACGGTGAAGCGATGGCCCTCGATCTCGACGTAGTCCCCCTTGTGGGCCAGGCGGCCGAGCAGGTCGAGGATCAGGCCGCCGGCGGTCTCGGCGTCGGTCTCCGGCAGCTTGACGCCGACGGCCTCTTCGAGGCGGTCGAGCGGGCAGGACGCCTCGACCTCGAAGACGCCCTCGCCAAGCGGCGTGACGTCGGGGGACTCGCGGTCGAACTCGTCCTGGATCGGCCCGACCAGCTCCTCCAGGACGTTCTCCAGCGTGACCATGCCGACCACGCTGCCGTACTCGTCGAGGAGCATCGCCAGGTGGACCTTGTTGCGCTGGAACTCCAGCAGGAGCTGGTCCAGACGCAGGGTGACGGGCAGGTAGGGGGCCTTGCGGGCGAGCTGACGGAGGTCGACCCGGCCGGTCTGGAAGCCGCCGCTGCGGAAGACGTCCTTGACGTGGATCATGCCGATCACGGAGGTCAGGTCGTCCTCGCAGAGCGGGTACCGCGTGTGTCCCGCCTGGCGGGCGAGCTTGAGGTTCTCTTCCAGGGGCCGCGACAGGCTCATGTAGACGATGTCGGGGCGGGGGATCATGACCCGCCGGGCGGTCTTCTCTTCGAGGGTCAGCACGTTCTCGATCATCATCCGCTCGGAGCGCGAGAGGTGGCCCCCCTCGACGCTCTCGGCCAGGATGTGGCGGATCTCCTCGTCGGTGTGCGTGATCTCCTCGGCGCTCCCCCCGCCCAGGCCCAGGACCTTGAGCGTCAGGTTGCTGAGGGTGTTGAGCAGCCAGATCGCCGGCCAGAAGACGTAGGCGAGCAGCACGAGCGGCGGCGCGGTCACCAGGGCCACCACCCTCGGCAGCCGGATCGCCAGCGTCTTGGGCGCCTGCTCGCCCAGGGCCATGTGCAGGAACGTGACGAAGGTCAGCGAGAGGATCGGCACCAGGGCGATCGACATCCCGCCGACGGCCAGCCGCGAATGAGCCAGCCCGACCATCGCCAGGATGTGCTCCATGAGCGGGTCGATCCACTTCTCGATCGCCCGCCCCAGCGCGAGGCTCGCGACCGTGATGCCGATCTGCGAGGCCGACAGGTAGAGGTCCAGCCGGTCGAGCGCCTTGCTCGTCAGCCGGGCGGCCCAGTTCCCCTGCTCGGCGAGCTGATCGATCTGGCTGGTCCGGACCTTCACCAGCGCGAACTCGGCCGCGACGAAGTAGGCGTTGACCAGGATCAGGCCCGAGATGATGAAGAAATGGGACGTCTCCATGGCGAGCTTGCCGGGTCCTGCTGTTGAGGATTGGGTGGCGTGTCGGAGGGCGATTCGGACGCGGACAGGGGATTCTAACCGATCGCGCCCGCCCTGACACTCTCGAATTCCGTGCCACGCCTGAGCTTGCGGCGGGCCGGAAATCGGGGCGACAGGTCCCGGCGATTCTGCTAAAGTCTCGGCCTGAAGATGACGGAGGCCCCGCTGACGCCTCGGCGTCCGGGGGCGTTCCCGTCTCTTGCTCGAAGGATCGGGCCAGGATCGCGAACGCTCATGGAGGAGTGCGCCGCATGGATGCTCACAGCGCTCGGTCTTCGTCCCCCCGCTCGATCGTCGCCCTGCTGCTGGGCGTCTCGCCCCTCCTCTGCGGCGCATCGCACCAGACGACCAACTTCGTCGTCGAGGCCCCGACCCGCGAGGTCGCCCGCAAGGTCGGCGAGCACGCCGAGGAATGCCGGCGGACCATCGCCAAGGCCTGGCTGGGCCGCGAGCTGCCCGACTGGGCCGTCCCCTGCCCGGTGAAGGTCAAGCTGACGGGCGGCGAGGCGGGGGGGCTCACCTCCTTCGGCTTCGACCACGGCCACGTCAGCGACCAGAACATGGTCGTCGAGGGCCGCCTCGACCGCATCCTCGCCTCGGCCCTCCCCCACGAGGTCACGCACACCGTCTTCGCCGCCTTCTTCGGCGGCCCCATGCCGCGCTGGGCCGACGAGGGCGCCTCGCTCCTCAGCGAGGACGAGCGCGAGCGCAAGCGGCACGACCAGATCGCCCTCGACCTGCTGGCGCGTCGGGGCGAGATCGGCCTCGGCGAGCTGTTCCGGATCGATGAGTACCCGAAGGACCTCATGTCCTTCTACGGACAGGGCTACTCGATCTCGCGGTTCCTGATCGAGATCGGCGGCCGCCCCCGTTTCCTGCGGTTCGTCCGCGACGGCCTGGAATCGGGCTGGGACGGCGCGACCCTCGACCACTACGGCTTGGCAGACGTCCGCGAACTCGACCGCGCCTGGCGCTCCTGGCACCGCGGCCTCCTCGCCAACCGCAACGCCCCCCCCGCGAACGAAGCCGTCCTCGCCTACGGCGAACCCGTCGACGCTCTCCCGAGCCGGAATCCCCGTCCGTGAGCTGACGGCTCGCGGCGTTCATGATCCCCGTTGAGCACGATCAACGCGGCGGCACGTCCTTTTCCCGCGAGGGGAGAAGGACGATTCGAGCGGGTAATGCGAGACGGGGATACGGACGGGGGCCTCGCGAACTCCGACGACCCTCATCCGCCGCTGCGCGGCGCCTTCTCGCGGCGGGAGCAGGATTCGTGCCGGTTTTTCGTCTCCGCGATGCACACTCGGGCCATATTCTCAGAATAGGGGCCCGTGCGTATTGCCGCGATTTCCGGAGATCCGATCGATATAGAAACCTTCCTCTTTTCGATAACGAAAAACGACGACCGAAGCCAATTCCTGGGTCAGACGTCTGGTCGTAAAGCATTATTCGATAGTTATTTGCGTTCGGAGGCCTGGCAGTCCGGTTCGAAGAGCGAACCCGAACCGAACCCACATCGAAGCCAGATCGAAGCCGAGCGTCGAAACGGCCTGGTTTTCAGCCGATGTAGCCCAGGCCGCGGAGCCGTTCGCGGACCAGTTCGTCGTCGTCGATCGCATCGCCCGGGGGGGGCTCGGTGGGGAGCCGACCTTCGAGGATGTTGCGACCCTGGGCGTCGGGCAGGGGGGGGTGGCCGGCGAGTTCGAGAAGGGTCGGGGCGATGTCCAGGAGGCGGGCGCCTTCGACTTCGCCGACCGGCGGGACCTGGGGGCTCGCCAGGATGAAGGCACCATGATGGACGCGGTCGCCCTTGTCGTCGGCGGGGTCGCCCTCGCGGATCTGCGACGACGGCTCTGAGGCGCCGCCGAAGGACCGCCCGGCGCGGGCGTCTTGGACCGAGACGACCAGGACGACCGTGTCCTCGGTCAGGAGATCCAGCACCTTAGCCAGCTCCTCATCGAGGTGCAGGTAGTAGTCGCGGACGACCTCGGCGGACGGGCCCTCGGCGTCTTGGACGCGCCCAAAGGCGCGCTGGATCCAGTCCAGGCCGAGCTCCACGAAGTGGAAGTAGTCCCAGGGCTCGTTCTCCATGAGGTGCCGTACGACCGTGAACTGCTTGCGGCTCACGGCCAGGATCTTGTGGCTCAGCCCTGCCTCGTCGTCGGTCCGGAAGTCTCTGGGGTCGACGGCATAGGTCCCGACGAGCTTCTCGATCGCGGTCGCGACCTCGGGCGGATGCGTGAGTGTCCCGTCGACCGCGTCGGGCGGGGGGAGGCAGCAGACCGAGATGCCGTCCACCGGCCTCGGAGGATATCCGGGGGGCACGTCGACGAGGATCGACCGGCCCCCCTCCTTCGCGACCTGCTCCCACATGGTCGGAGCCTGGAACGACCGCGCGTCGACGAGCTGCGTCTCGTGGTCGTGTCGGTTGCGGGAGCCGTAGAAGCCCAGAGAGCCGGGATCTTGCCCGGTGGCCAGGCACATCCAGGCCGGGGCAGAGCCGGGAGCGAGGACGTTATCCAGGCGGCCGTAGCAGCCGATCTCCATCAGGCTCCGGATCGTGGAGAGCCGTTCGTCGCCGAGCAGGATCTCGGGCGCGGCGCCGTCGAGACCGATGACCAGGATCTTCATGGCCGGAGCGTTCTCCCTTCCATCAGCGGGCCCTTGTCGGTCCCGAGGGCGTCGAGGATCGTGGGGGCCAGGTCGACCAGGCTCGCGCCCTCGCGTCGGAACGGCCGGTTCATGAACAGGACGCCGGGCGTCGCGGCCGGGTCGATGCAATGGTCGCCGGACCACTTCTTGACGTTGTCCTCATGGAGCGACCCCTCCGCCACGCCCCCCATCGACGACGACCACGAGATCCGGTGCCCTGGCGCGTAGTCGACGATCACGTCAGGCGCCTCGTCGACGTGCGGCCCCGCGTAAACCTGATCGCGGGGCCGGGCCGAACGGACCGCCACGCGGCCCCTTTCGTCGTCGCGGGCCCCCGAGAGCTTCTCGGCGATCGCCTGCCGCAACGCCGCGGCGTCCTCGGGCCGGACGATCCCGCGGCCCTCTCGCCCTTGCAGGTTGAGGAACAGCCCGCTCAGGCCCATCGCGTAGGCCTGGGTCCTCTCCCAGTCGATCCCTTGCAGGAATTCGCCGGCGCCGTGGCCGGGGACCAGGCCCGGCTTGAGGGTGAGGAGTCCCTCGCGCAGCAGCCAGGAGTTGAGGTGGAACTGGCGCTGGAAGCTGCTGAAGCCGTGGTCGCTGAGGACGATCAGCAGCGTCCGGTCGTCGACGTGGTCGAGCACCTGGCCGACGACCTCGTCGCCGCGTCGATAGTGGTCCTCGATCGCCCCGGCCAGGACCGGATTCGCGGGCCGGCCTCGGTTCGCGGGGTGCTCGGGCTCGCGGAATCGCCAGAGCATATGTTGGACCCGATCGGGCGTGTCGAAGAGGCAATAGAACAGGCCCGAATCGAACCGGCCCAGCTCGTGCTCCATCATCGCCCGGCGCTCGCGCCAGGCGTCCTCGCACTGGGCCAGGAACTGCTCCTCCGAGATCCGCTCGTTGATCAGGCCGTTGTGGTCCTCGACGAAGCCGGCCGTGTGGAACTTGCCGACGTCGTCGGCGAGCCGGCGAGCGAACTCGGGCGGCGCGCTGATCGGGAAGAGGGGGGCGGCAGGGTCGAAGTTGACGGGCGAGGCGTAGAGGACGATCGTCGGGTCGCGGCGGATCAGCAGGAATCGCGCGATCCCGTGCGCCGACTGGAGCGGGCCGAGCTTGAACTTGATCTTGAGCCAGTCGCTCCACTCCCCTTCGCGGACGCGCAACTCGCGCGGCTCGCCGGCCGAGCGGATCGTCAACACGCCCGTCTCGGGTTCGCGGACGAGCTGGAGGTCGACGCGGAAATCGGCGCGGGTCTTGGGATTTCGGGGACCGATCAGGTGGGTCGCGACCGGGGTCTGGCCGTCGTCGACGAGGGCGACCACGTTCTCGCTCTCGCGAGCGGCGACGTCGGTTTCAGCGGTGTAATAAGTCGACGTGCCGAAGCCGCCGCGGAGGTCGGGAACGCCCATGCCGGCGAGCAGAGAGCCCCGGAGGCGGTCGGGCGGGTAAGAGCAGGGGCAGCGGAGGATCGTCGAGGGGAGCCCGGCCGCCGAGAGGAGGTCCCACACGGTCGTCCCCCGGCGCTGGTTGACGGCGCGGGGGGGGAGCAGGGGGTTCTTCTGCTCGTAGTGGTTCAGGCCGCTGTCGATGCGATAGGTCTTCGGGTCGCGGCGGAGGAAGTCGAAGACCCCGTGGCCGCCGGGGTTGACCCCCGTGGCGAACGTCGACCAGGCGACGGGCGTCTGCGCCGGGGCGGTCGTGGCCACCCGCGCCACCCCTTCGTCGCCGGCGAGCCTCGCCAGGTTGGGCAGGGAACCCTGGGCCAGCATCGCCTCGACGACACTCGGCTCCAGTCCGTCCAGGCCGATGACCACGACCTTGCGTATCGCTGGGCTGCTCAAGACTCCGTCCCACTCCCTTCGGCCCGGCGCGGGGAATCCCCGGGCGCGAGCCCCCCCGCGAGGGCCGAGCCTACCAGGGGACTATCCCTCGGGCAAGCTCGGATCGCGGGGGGCGAAGGGCCGTCGGCCGCCGCTCAGTCCGGGGAGCCGTGGACGGCGGTTCCGGCGGCGTGGTAGTGGACCATGCCGTTGCCGTTGGCCGCGACGAGCGCCGGCTCGCCGTCGTGACGGGGCCGGGGATGTTCGTCATCGTGGTCGATCGACTCCGTCTCGCCGCTCCGCACGCGCTTCAGGTAGTCGCCGAGGCGTTCCCCGAGGACGTAATAGATCGGGATGACGAATCGGCCGAGGATGGTGGAGATGGCGATGCCGGCCGCGATCACCACGCCCAGCGAGTTCCGGCTGTAGGCGCCGGCCCCCGTCGCACGGGCCATCGGCAAGACGCCCATGACGAACGCGAACGAGGTCATCAAGATCGGCCGGAGGCGCTCGCGGGAGGCGATCATGGCCGACTCGAGGATGGTCTTGCCGTGCTTCTCGCGCTGCTCGACGGCGAACTCGACCAGGAGGATCGCGTTCTTCGTCTCCAGGCCGATGAGCATGACGAGGCCGATCTGGCCGAAGACGTCGAGCGGCATGTCGTAGAACCAGAGGCCCACGATGGCGCCGAACATGGCCAGGGGGACGGTCAGGACGATGACGGTGGGGCGGATCCAGCTCTCGTAGAGGGCCGCCATGAACAGGAAGACGCACACGACCGACAGCGTGAAGATGTAGATCGACTGGTTCCCGGTCTTCACCTCCTGGAGCGTCGTCCCCGTCCACTCGTAGCCGAAGCCCTCGGGGAGGACCTCCTCGGCGAGCTTCTGGAGGGCCTCGAGCGCCTGGCCGGAGCTGTAGCCCGGGGCCGGGTTGCCCGTCATCTTCGCCGCGGTGTAGAGGTTGTAGTGGGGGACGTCGATGGGCCCCAGGGTGTAGTGGACCTCGCCCAAACTGCTGAGCGGCACGCGCTCGCCCTTGCGGTTGAGGACGTAAAGGTTCGAGATGTCCTCGGGCTTGGTGCGGACGCCCCCCTCGGCTTGCATCAGCACGCGCCAGACCTTGCCGTAGAGGTCGAAATCGTTGATGTAGTAGGCGCCGAGGTTGACCTGGAGCGTGGCGAAGACGTCGGCGATCGGGACGTCGAGGCGGCGGGCCTTGATGCGGTCCAGCTCGAACCGGAGCTGGGGCACGCGCGACGTGTAGGTGGTGAAGACGCTGGCCAGCTCCGGCCGCTTGCGGGCGGCGTCCTGGAACTGGTCGACGACGCGCTGGAGCGCGTCCACCCCCTTGGCGGCGCGGTCCTCGATCATCAGCTCATGGCCGCCCGTCTGGCTCAGGCCCCGGATCGGCGGCGGCGTGAGGACCAGCGGCAGGGCGTTGTGGATCTCGGCGAAGAGCTGGCCCTGTAACTTCCGGGCCAGGGCGTCGGCCCGCAGCTCGGGGCTGCGACGCTCGGACCAGGGCTTGAGAGGGGTGAAGACCACTCCCGCGTTGCTCTGGGTCGTGGAGTTCATGACGTTCAGGCCGTCGAGCGCGACGACGTGCTTGATGCCGTCGAGCTTCATGGCGATGGCGGCGACCTTCTGGATCACGGCCGAGGTCACCTCGCGGCTGGTGCCGTCGGGCGTCTGGACGACCGCGATCAGGTAGCCCTGGTCCTCGGTCGGGATGAACGCCTTGGGCCGCACCGACACCATGTAGATCGTCAGGGCCAGCAGCATCACCGAGGGGACGACGATCGTCCACCAGTGCCGGGCCGTGAAGATCAGAACCGAGTCGTAAGACTCCTCGATCCACCGCATCCCGGCGTTGAACCAGCGGAAGAGGAAGAATCGGGTCTCGCCGTGCTTGGGCCGGAGGAACAGCCGGGCCATGGCCGGGCTGAGCGTCAGCGAGTTGATCGCCGAGAAGACGAACGAGAAGACGATCGTCATGGCGAACTGGTTGTAGAGCTTCCCCGTCATGCCGGGCATGAAGGCGACCGGCACGAACACGGCGGCCAGCACGAGCGTGATCGTGATGATCGGCGTCGTGATCTCGGCCATCGCGGCGCGGGTGGCCTCCAGGGGCCGGTAGCCTCGATGCAGGAACTTCTCGACGTTCTCGACCACGATGATCGCGTCGTCGACCACCAAACCGATCGCCAGGACCAGGCCGCAGAGGGTCAGCGAGTTGATCGAGAACCCGAAGAGGGCCATCGCGGCGAAGGTCGCGATCAGCGACACCGGGATCGCCAGCATCGGGATGATCGTGGCCCGCAAGCCCTGGAGGAAGAAGAAGACGACGATCATGACCAGGCCGAAGGCTTCCAGCAACGTATGCTGGACCTCCTCGATGTTCTCTTCGACGTACTTGGTCGTGTCGTAGGCCATCGCGTAGTCGAGGCCTTCGGGGAAGTCCTTCTTGAGCCGCTCCATCTCGTGGTGGACGGCCTCGACGATGTTGAGGGCGTTGGCGTCGGCGTACTGGAAGATCGGCATGGCGCCGGCGGGCTGGCCGTCGAGGTAGCCGGCGGTGTCGTAGTTCTCGGAGGAAAGCTCGAGGCGGGCGACGTCCTTCAGGCGGACGATCGAGCCGTCGTCGTTGCGGCGGACGACGATCTCCTCGAACTCGGCCGCCTTCGTGAGCCGGCCCTTGACCGTGATCGGGAACTCGCGGAGCTGGCCCTCGGGGACCGGCGAGGCGCCGATCTTGCCGGCGGCGGCCTGCAAGTTCTCGGACCGGACGGCCGCCAGGATCTCCTCGCTGCTGATCCGCATGTTCGCCAGGCGGTCGGGGTCGAGCCAGATCCGCATGGCGTACTTGCGGCCGAACGACATGACGTCGCTCACGCCGGGGATCCGCTTGAGCACGTCCGAGATGTAGATCTGGCCGTAATTGTCGAGGAAGTTGGCG
Protein-coding regions in this window:
- a CDS encoding LutC/YkgG family protein; the protein is MTSSRETVLNRIRAALKDVPASERPEDVAVDRSYEHVDHAPERERLERFIERVREYKAKVKVTRVEGLAAAIAASCAARNVSRLVVPADLPEGWAPAGVTLIAEPGLSNDELEHSDGVLTACALGISQTGTVVLDSGPGQGRRAISLVPDYHLCVTFQEQVVGLVPEAVVKLQSAAESPDRPITFISGPSATSDIELNRVEGVHGPRTLEVIVVTALDVE
- a CDS encoding LutB/LldF family L-lactate oxidation iron-sulfur protein encodes the protein MSREGVPPLPTKRPAMAFEDAARLSLGDTQLRFNMGKATTTIRGKRTKVVDEMPDWEALREAGRAIKDRTLRHLDKYLIQLEESVARVGGKVHWAADAEDANRIVAGLVKSHGAREVVKIKSLTTDEIGLNEALAREGIAAYETDLAELIIQLADERSSHILVPAIHKSRAEIRELFRRTLEGTEGLSDDPKALAAAARTHLRKKFLTVPVAISGVNFGVAETGTVCIVESEGNGRMCLTLPKVLISVMGVEKLIPTWRDLEVYLQLLPRSSTAERMNPYTSFWTGLAPPGDGPDEFHLVLLDDGRTKVLADRIGRQALQCIRCSACLNVCPVYQRTGGHAYNSVYPGPIGAILTPQLVGVENAGSLPYASSLCGYCYEVCPVKINIPEVLLHLRGQVVRKKQESFLGRLSPENVSMQGLAKVFSTPRRYAAMQKLGRLGQKLVVKNGVIDRLPGSLGGWTAVRDVYPVAQQTFREWWAERERTVKPKLPPREETRP
- a CDS encoding (Fe-S)-binding protein — its product is MHVSLFITCFNDTLFPGTGKAMVALLERLGHTVAFPMGQTCCGQMHYNSGYQREALPMVRHFVEVFRDAEVVVSPSASCVSMVQEVYARVAEEFGDETLRREVAALAPRVFELSMFLVNELGVEDVGAYFPHRVTFHTTCHSMRMLHIGDAPQRLLRKVRGIDLVELPKADECCGFGGTFAVKNADTSIAMLSDKIRCVLDTRAEYCASADNSCLMHIGGGLHRQRTGVNPIHLAEILACTEEGMPAVGVAAATAAAERNS
- a CDS encoding hemolysin family protein, translating into METSHFFIISGLILVNAYFVAAEFALVKVRTSQIDQLAEQGNWAARLTSKALDRLDLYLSASQIGITVASLALGRAIEKWIDPLMEHILAMVGLAHSRLAVGGMSIALVPILSLTFVTFLHMALGEQAPKTLAIRLPRVVALVTAPPLVLLAYVFWPAIWLLNTLSNLTLKVLGLGGGSAEEITHTDEEIRHILAESVEGGHLSRSERMMIENVLTLEEKTARRVMIPRPDIVYMSLSRPLEENLKLARQAGHTRYPLCEDDLTSVIGMIHVKDVFRSGGFQTGRVDLRQLARKAPYLPVTLRLDQLLLEFQRNKVHLAMLLDEYGSVVGMVTLENVLEELVGPIQDEFDRESPDVTPLGEGVFEVEASCPLDRLEEAVGVKLPETDAETAGGLILDLLGRLAHKGDYVEIEGHRFTVLKADPTRVRRIRIEPIRPEAEAESRPGRSAEAS
- a CDS encoding alkaline phosphatase family protein translates to MKILVIGLDGAAPEILLGDERLSTIRSLMEIGCYGRLDNVLAPGSAPAWMCLATGQDPGSLGFYGSRNRHDHETQLVDARSFQAPTMWEQVAKEGGRSILVDVPPGYPPRPVDGISVCCLPPPDAVDGTLTHPPEVATAIEKLVGTYAVDPRDFRTDDEAGLSHKILAVSRKQFTVVRHLMENEPWDYFHFVELGLDWIQRAFGRVQDAEGPSAEVVRDYYLHLDEELAKVLDLLTEDTVVLVVSVQDARAGRSFGGASEPSSQIREGDPADDKGDRVHHGAFILASPQVPPVGEVEGARLLDIAPTLLELAGHPPLPDAQGRNILEGRLPTEPPPGDAIDDDELVRERLRGLGYIG
- a CDS encoding alkaline phosphatase family protein; the protein is MSSPAIRKVVVIGLDGLEPSVVEAMLAQGSLPNLARLAGDEGVARVATTAPAQTPVAWSTFATGVNPGGHGVFDFLRRDPKTYRIDSGLNHYEQKNPLLPPRAVNQRRGTTVWDLLSAAGLPSTILRCPCSYPPDRLRGSLLAGMGVPDLRGGFGTSTYYTAETDVAARESENVVALVDDGQTPVATHLIGPRNPKTRADFRVDLQLVREPETGVLTIRSAGEPRELRVREGEWSDWLKIKFKLGPLQSAHGIARFLLIRRDPTIVLYASPVNFDPAAPLFPISAPPEFARRLADDVGKFHTAGFVEDHNGLINERISEEQFLAQCEDAWRERRAMMEHELGRFDSGLFYCLFDTPDRVQHMLWRFREPEHPANRGRPANPVLAGAIEDHYRRGDEVVGQVLDHVDDRTLLIVLSDHGFSSFQRQFHLNSWLLREGLLTLKPGLVPGHGAGEFLQGIDWERTQAYAMGLSGLFLNLQGREGRGIVRPEDAAALRQAIAEKLSGARDDERGRVAVRSARPRDQVYAGPHVDEAPDVIVDYAPGHRISWSSSMGGVAEGSLHEDNVKKWSGDHCIDPAATPGVLFMNRPFRREGASLVDLAPTILDALGTDKGPLMEGRTLRP
- a CDS encoding efflux RND transporter permease subunit yields the protein MVNFFIGRPIFATVLALLMVIIGGICAFLLPIAQYPPIAPPQVQITTTYTGADALSVARTVTTPIEQQVNGTKGLIYFNSDSTSNGVSNIVATFDVGYSQDMAAVDIQNKVQTAQAQLPPEVKQYGVTIKKTSTDMVCVVNLISPDSRYDANFLDNYGQIYISDVLKRIPGVSDVMSFGRKYAMRIWLDPDRLANMRISSEEILAAVRSENLQAAAGKIGASPVPEGQLREFPITVKGRLTKAAEFEEIVVRRNDDGSIVRLKDVARLELSSENYDTAGYLDGQPAGAMPIFQYADANALNIVEAVHHEMERLKKDFPEGLDYAMAYDTTKYVEENIEEVQHTLLEAFGLVMIVVFFFLQGLRATIIPMLAIPVSLIATFAAMALFGFSINSLTLCGLVLAIGLVVDDAIIVVENVEKFLHRGYRPLEATRAAMAEITTPIITITLVLAAVFVPVAFMPGMTGKLYNQFAMTIVFSFVFSAINSLTLSPAMARLFLRPKHGETRFFLFRWFNAGMRWIEESYDSVLIFTARHWWTIVVPSVMLLALTIYMVSVRPKAFIPTEDQGYLIAVVQTPDGTSREVTSAVIQKVAAIAMKLDGIKHVVALDGLNVMNSTTQSNAGVVFTPLKPWSERRSPELRADALARKLQGQLFAEIHNALPLVLTPPPIRGLSQTGGHELMIEDRAAKGVDALQRVVDQFQDAARKRPELASVFTTYTSRVPQLRFELDRIKARRLDVPIADVFATLQVNLGAYYINDFDLYGKVWRVLMQAEGGVRTKPEDISNLYVLNRKGERVPLSSLGEVHYTLGPIDVPHYNLYTAAKMTGNPAPGYSSGQALEALQKLAEEVLPEGFGYEWTGTTLQEVKTGNQSIYIFTLSVVCVFLFMAALYESWIRPTVIVLTVPLAMFGAIVGLWFYDMPLDVFGQIGLVMLIGLETKNAILLVEFAVEQREKHGKTILESAMIASRERLRPILMTSFAFVMGVLPMARATGAGAYSRNSLGVVIAAGIAISTILGRFVIPIYYVLGERLGDYLKRVRSGETESIDHDDEHPRPRHDGEPALVAANGNGMVHYHAAGTAVHGSPD